A section of the Candidatus Moraniibacteriota bacterium genome encodes:
- a CDS encoding HD domain-containing protein has protein sequence MKNLERLLSFARLLNELQKVERVVHVTESERWENDQEHSYSLAMLAWYILDTGKFPLDREKVLCYALAHDLVEVYAGDTYVYSEDKELLASKPERERLAAERLVAEFPEVPEMHMAIRGYVTRGDAESRFVYALDKIEPLLKMYLDGGRTWREKSITLDMLYQNKKDKVALSPEIQPYFDELMTLLQTEEKRLFY, from the coding sequence GTGAAAAATCTAGAACGTCTCCTTTCGTTCGCTAGGCTTCTGAACGAACTCCAAAAAGTGGAGCGAGTGGTTCATGTGACAGAGAGCGAGCGGTGGGAGAACGATCAGGAGCATTCGTACAGCCTGGCCATGCTCGCGTGGTATATCCTGGATACAGGGAAATTCCCCTTGGATCGGGAGAAGGTACTTTGCTATGCACTGGCCCATGATCTGGTCGAGGTGTACGCTGGGGATACGTATGTGTATAGTGAAGACAAGGAACTGCTCGCCTCGAAACCTGAGCGCGAACGGCTCGCGGCTGAACGACTGGTAGCAGAATTTCCGGAAGTCCCTGAGATGCACATGGCGATTCGTGGTTATGTGACGAGGGGGGATGCCGAAAGCCGCTTCGTCTATGCCCTCGACAAGATCGAGCCACTTCTCAAGATGTATCTCGACGGTGGTCGGACATGGCGGGAGAAGTCGATTACCCTCGATATGTTGTACCAGAATAAGAAAGACAAGGTGGCCCTTTCACCAGAGATTCAACCGTATTTTGATGAACTGATGACCCTGCTACAGACAGAGGAGAAACGATTATTCTATTAA